A section of the Meles meles chromosome 8, mMelMel3.1 paternal haplotype, whole genome shotgun sequence genome encodes:
- the SC5D gene encoding lathosterol oxidase — protein sequence MDLVLSAADYYFFTPYIYPASWPEDNIFRQTISLLIVTNLGAYILYFFFATLSYYFVFDHALMKHPQFLKNQVYREIIFTVQSLPWISIPTVSLFLLELRGYSKLYDDVGEFPSGWFRLIVSILSFLFFTDMLIYWIHRGLHHRLVYKRIHKPHHLWKIPTPFASHAFHPVDGFLQSLPYHIYPFIFPLHKVVYLSLYILVNIWTISIHDGDFRVPQILRPFINGSAHHTDHHMFFDYNYGQYFTLWDRIGGSFKNPSSFEGKGPLSYVKKMTEEKRNSHAENGCKNDKLFTGEFTKTE from the exons ATGGATCTTGTACTCAGTGCtgcagattattatttttttacaccatacatcTATCCAGCCTCATGGCCTGAGGATAACATCTTCCGACAAACTATTAGTCTCCTGATTGTAACAAATCTTGGAGCGTatatcctttatttcttctttgcaacaCTGAGCTATTATTTTGTCTTTGATCATGCATTAATGAAGCATCCACAATTTTTAAAG AATCAAGTCTATAGAGAGATTATATTTACTGTCCAGTCATTGCCATGGATTAGTATTCCCACGGTATCACTGTTCCTGCTGGAGTTGAGAGGTTATAGCAAATTATATGATGACGTAGGAGAGTTTCCCAGTG GCTGGTTTCGCCTCATTGTTAGCATACTGTCCTTCCTCTTTTTCACTGACATGCTGATCTACTGGATTCACAGAGGCCTTCATCATAGACTTGTGTATAAG CGCATCCACAAACCTCATCATCTTTGGAAGATTCCGACTCCATTTGCAAGCCATGCTTTTCACCCCGTGGATGGCTTCCTTCAGAGTCTACCTTACCATATATACCCTTTTATCTTCCCGTTACACAAGGTGGTTTACTTAAGTTTGTACATCTTGGTGAATATCTGGACGATTTCCATTCATGATGGCGACTTCCGTGTCCCCCAAATCTTAAGGCCATTTATTAATGGCTCAGCCCATCATACCGACCACCACATGTTCTTTGACTACAACTACGGACAGTATTTCACCTTGTGGGATAGAATTGGAGGCTCCTTCAAAAATCCTTCCTCCTTTGAAGGGAAGGGACCACTGAGTTATGTGAAGAAGATGACAGAAGAAAAGCGCAACAGCCACGCAGAAAACGGTTgtaaaaatgacaaattattCACTGGAGAGTTTACAAAGACTGAGTAG